One window of Theropithecus gelada isolate Dixy chromosome 4, Tgel_1.0, whole genome shotgun sequence genomic DNA carries:
- the LOC112623327 gene encoding diffuse panbronchiolitis critical region protein 1-like codes for MAQTVHSLCSTFGLQCCLLFLLASWEAGATAFQEYQKTGELSTSDHIFPLTPGLVYSIPLDHTVHSGQRPPELPKSTEIHERKRHCTTTRPSKPTDKPIDNSKTTDHKSSTDNHEAPPSSEENSSNQGKDPTIRNQHSVDPAYSTTAHKEFSEKKHITPAPKSKINCHKSTTGKSTATRKPDETGRSLEKSMSTLDNKSTTSHKTTTSFHNSGNSQTKQKNTSSSEKITAASKTTYKTTGTPEESEKTEDYRTTVASDKLLTKTTKNIHETISANETQSLAKPTEHGERTANGNTTPSPAEPTEHGERTASGNTTPSPAEPTEHGERTANEKTTPSPAEPTENGQRTPFANEKTTSFPEEPTENRGRTANENTTPSPAEPTENGQRTPFANEKTTSFPEEPTENRGRIANENTTPSPAEPTEHGERTPSANEKTIPSPAEPTEHEEMTPSAIENTTPSPVEPTEYGEKTTLANEKITVSPEGPTEHGAKTTLANEKITPSVAEPTEHGERTTSPNDKITSSAAESTEHREWTTSANVITPAPAEPIEHGERTTLAHEKMTQVTKKSTEHPEKTMSTTEKTTRASEKPTLHSEKTRSTKEKNISVPEKPTENPRNTTLTTETIKAPVKSTENPEKTAAVTKTIKPSVKVAGDKSLTTTSSHLNKTEVTHQVPTDSFTLITRRTKLNSITLEAPGNESHPYLNKDDSQKGIHAGQIGENDSFPAWAIVVVVLVAVILLLVFLGLVFLVSYMMRTRRTLTQNTQDNDPEDEGGPNSYPVYLMEQQNLGMGQIPSPR; via the exons ATGGCCCAGACGGTCCACAGCCTCTGCTCCACCTTTGGCCTCCAGTgctgcctcctcttccttctagcttcttgggaggcag GTGCTACTGCATTCCAAGAATATCAGAAAACTGGGGAACTCTCAACATCTGATCACATATTTCCCCTCACTCCAGGCCTTGTTTATAGTATCCCTTTGGATCACACTGTTCATTCAGGACAAAGACCTCCAGAGCTCCCTAAATCTACAGAAATCCATGAACGAAAACGCCACTGCACCACCACACGCCCTTCTAAGCCAACTGACAAGCCTATAGACAACTCCAAAACTACAGACCACAAAAGCTCTACAGATAATCATGAGGCTCCTCCCTCTTCTGAAGAAAACTCCAGCAATCAAGGGAAAGACCCAACGATCCGGAATCAGCACTCTGTTGATCCTGCTTACTCCACTACCGCACATAAAGAATTCTCTGAAAAAAAACATATAACGCCAGCACCCAAGAGCAAAATAAATTGTCATAAGTCCACAACAGGCAAATCAACAGCAACAAGAAAACCAGATGAAACTGGAAGATCTTTGGAAAAGTCCATGAGTACTTTGGATAATAAAAGTACTACCTCACATAAGACTACAACTTCCTTCCACAACTCAGGCAATTCACAGACCAAGCAAAAAAACACATCTTCTTCAGAAAAAATCACAGCAGCCTCAAAAACAACATACAAGACTACAGGAACCCCAGAAGAGTCAGAAAAAACTGAAGATTACAGAACAACAGTTGCCTCAGATAAGCTCctgacaaaaactacaaaaaacatacACGAGACCATATCAGCCAATGAGACACAATCTCTAGCAAAGCCTACAGAACATGGAGAAAGGACAGCCAATGGGAACACCACACCATCCCCAGCAGAGCCTACAGAACATGGAGAAAGGACAGCCAGTGGGAACACCACACCATCCCCAGCAGAGCCTACAGAACATGGAGAAAGGACAGCCAATGAGAAAACCACACCATCCCCAGCAGAGCCTacagaaaatggacaaaggacccCATTTGCCAATGAGAAGACCACATCATTCCCAGAAGAGCCTACAGAAAATAGAGGAAGGACAGCCAATGAGAACACCACACCATCCCCAGCAGAGCCTacagaaaatggacaaaggacccCATTTGCCAATGAGAAGACCACATCATTCCCAGAAGAGCCTACAGAAAATAGAGGAAGGATAGCCAATGAGAACACCACACCATCCCCAGCAGAGCCTACAGAAC ATGGAGAAAGGACACCATCAGCCAATGAGAAGACCATACCATCTCCAGCAGAGCCTACAGAACATGAAGAAATGACCCCATCGGCCATTGAGAACACCACACCATCCCCAGTAGAGCCTACAGAATATGGAGAGAAGACTACATTGGCCAATGAGAAGATCACAGTATCCCCAGAAGGGCCTACAGAACATGGAGCAAAAACTACGTTGGCCAATGAGAAGATCACACCATCTGTAGCAGAGCCTACAGAACATGGAGAAAGGACCACATCACCCAATGACAAGATCACCTCATCTGCAGCAGAGTCTACAGAACATAGAGAATGGACTACATCAGCCAATGTGATCACACCAGCCCCAGCAGAGCCTATAGAACATGGAGAAAGGACCACATTGGCCCATGAGAAGATGACACAAGTCACAAAAAAGTCTACAGAACACCCAGAAAAGACCATGTCAACCACAGAGAAAACCACAAGAGCCTCAGAAAAGCCTACACTACACTCAGAGAAGACCAGATCcaccaaagagaaaaacatatcAGTCCCAGAAAAGCCTACAGAAAACCCGAGGAACACCACACTGACCACTGAGACCATAAAAGCCCCAGTAAAGTCcacagaaaacccagaaaaaacaGCAGCAGTCACAAAGACTATAAAACCTTCAGTCAAGGTCGCAGGAGACAAATCTCTCACTACTACCTCTTCTCATTTAAATAAAACTGAGGTTACTCATCAGGTGCCCACTGATTCTTTCACCCTCATTACACGTAGAACAAAGTTGAATTCTATCACATTAGAAGCCCCAGGCAACGAGAGCCATCCATACCTCAATAAAGATGACTCACAGAAAGGTATCCACGCTGGACAGATTGGGGAGAATGATTCATTCCCTGCATGGGCCATAGTTGTTGTGGTCCTGGTGGCTGTGATTCTCCtcctggtgttccttggcttggtCTTCTTG GTCTCCTATATGATGCGGACACGCCGCACACTAACCCAGAACACCCAGGACAATGACCCAGAGGATGAGGGTGGCCCCAATTCCTACCCAGTCTACCTGATGGAGCAGCAGAATCTTGGCATGGGCCAGATCCCTTCCCCACGGTGA